Proteins from one Mesoplodon densirostris isolate mMesDen1 chromosome 1, mMesDen1 primary haplotype, whole genome shotgun sequence genomic window:
- the LOC132485887 gene encoding large ribosomal subunit protein eL39-like: protein WASLVAQWLGVRLPILFSCLPSYVQLDLLLAMSSHKTFRIKRFLAKKQKQNRPIPQWIQMKTGNKIRYNSKRRHWRRTKLGL from the exons tgggcttccctggtggcgcagtggttgggagtccgcctgccgat TCTTTTCTCTTGTCTGCCATCCTATGTGCAGTTGGATTTGCTCCTTGCCATGTCTTCTCACAAGACTTTCAGGATCAAGCGATTCCTggccaagaaacaaaagcagaatcgTCCCATTCCCCAGTGGATTCAAATGAAAACTGGTAATAAAATCAGGTACAACTCTAAGAGAAGACATTGGAGAAGAACCAAGCTTGGTCTGTAA
- the UTP3 gene encoding something about silencing protein 10, translating into MVGKSRRRGAAKWAAVRAKAGRDPADENDDNLESPPSPGDSSYYQDKVDDFHEARSQAALAKGWSEVESGAEEEDGDEEEVLALDIADEDDEDEESAGNEEDDDDDGGSSMQSEAEASVDPSLSWGQRKKLYYDTDYGSKSRGRQSQQEVEEEEREEEEEAQLIQRRLAQALQEDDFGVTWVEAFAKPVPQVNEVETRVVKDLAKVSVKEKLKMLRKESPELLELIDDLKVKLTEVKDELEPLLQLVEQKIIPPGKGSQYLRTKYNLYLNYCSNISFYLILKARRVPAHGHPVIERLVTYRNLINKLSVMDQKLSSEIRHLLTLKDGAGKAKLNLKAKSTKAKPKSVSAVAASAVTDLSDDSDFDEAALKYYKEIEDRQKLKRKKEEDSTEERALEVQNAKRAITYQIAKNRGLTPRRKKIDRNPRVKHREKFRRAKIRRRGQVREVRREEQRYSGELSGIRAGVKKSIKLK; encoded by the coding sequence ATGGTGGGGAAATCCCGGCGGCGCGGAGCGGCCAAGTGGGCAGCTGTGCGAGCTAAGGCAGGTCGTGACCCAGCAGACGAAAATGATGACAATTTGGAATCTCCACCCTCACCAGGGGACTCCAGCTACTACCAAGATAAGGTAGATGATTTCCATGAGGCCCGATCTCAGGCTGCCTTGGCTAAGGGATGGAGCGAAGTGGAGAGTGGGGCCGAGGAAGAGGATGGCGATGAGGAGGAGGTGCTTGCCCTAGATATCGCCGATGAGGACGATGAAGATGAAGAGAGTGCGGGGAATGAGGaggatgacgatgatgatggtgGGAGCTCCATGCAGAGTGAGGCTGAGGCCTCGGTGGATCCCAGTTTGTCGTGGGGTCAGAGGAAAAAACTTTACTACGACACGGACTATGGTTCCAAGTCCCGAGGCCGGCAGAGTCAACAAGAagtagaggaagaggaaagagaggaggaggaggaggcacaGCTTATTCAGCGGCGTTTAGCCCAAGCTCTGCAAGAGGACGATTTTGGAGTTACCTGGGTGGAGGCTTTTGCAAAACCAGTACCTCAGGTAAATGAGGTTGAGACACGGGTCGTGAAGGATTTGGCGAAAGTTTCAGTGAAAGAGAAGCTGAAGATGCTGCGAAAGGAATCGCCAGAGCTCTTGGAGCTGATAGATGACCTGAAAGTTAAGTTGACAGAGGTGAAGGATGAGCTGGAGCCATTGCTACAGTTGGTGGAGCAAAAGATCATTCCACCTGGAAAAGGAAGCCAATACCTGAGGACCAAATACAACCTCTATTTGAACTACTGCTCCAACATCAGTTTTTATCTGATCCTGAAAGCTAGGAGAGTCCCTGCACATGGACATCCTGTCATAGAAAGGCTTGTTACCTACCGAAATTTGATCAACAAGCTGTCAGTTATGGATCAGAAGCTATCCTCTGAGATTCGTCATCTACTCACACTTAAAGATGGTGCTGGAAAGGCAAAACTGAATCTAAAAGCAAAATCCACAAAGGCCAAGCCAAAATCTGTTTCTGCTGTTGCTGCCTCCGCTGTTACAGACCTTTCTGATGATTCTGATTTTGATGAAGCTGCGCTGAAATActataaagaaatagaagacagacaaaaattgaagagaaagaaagaagaagatagtACTGAGGAGCGGGCTCTTGAAGTTCAAAATGCAAAGAGAGCCATTACTTATCAGATTGCTAAAAATAGGGGACTTACACCTAGGAGAAAGAAGATTGATCGGAATCCCAGAGTGAAACACCGGGAGAAGTTCAGAAGAGCCAAAATTCGCAGAAGAGGCCAGGTTCGTGAAGTTCGTAGAGAAGAGCAACGTTATAGTGGTGAACTATCTGGCATTCGTGCAGGAGTTAAAAAGAGCATTAAGCTTAAATAA